Proteins encoded in a region of the Methanofollis tationis genome:
- a CDS encoding 30S ribosomal protein S27e has product MVRQHRENRSKFYRVKCPDCENEQVIFEKASTVVDCAVCGHVLAEPTGGKAVIKAEIKAELQ; this is encoded by the coding sequence ATGGTACGTCAGCACCGCGAGAACAGGAGCAAATTTTACCGGGTCAAGTGCCCGGACTGCGAGAATGAACAGGTGATCTTTGAGAAGGCCAGCACCGTCGTGGACTGCGCGGTCTGCGGGCATGTGCTCGCCGAGCCGACCGGCGGAAAGGCCGTCATCAAGGCGGAGATCAAAGCAGAACTCCAGTGA
- a CDS encoding energy-coupling factor ABC transporter substrate-binding protein, translated as MKYLAEIAALLIVLLFAGSFIVVLNTGEHEWGGADGEAEDVIMQMSGNSYEPWASPVYEPPSGEIESLFFSLQAAIGAIIIGFFFGYYYRGRQITTE; from the coding sequence ATGAAGTACCTCGCGGAGATCGCAGCGCTCCTGATCGTTCTCCTCTTTGCGGGATCGTTCATTGTCGTCCTCAACACCGGGGAGCACGAATGGGGCGGGGCCGATGGTGAGGCCGAAGACGTGATCATGCAGATGAGCGGGAACAGTTACGAGCCATGGGCGTCGCCCGTGTACGAACCCCCCAGCGGCGAGATCGAGTCGCTGTTCTTCAGCCTCCAGGCAGCGATCGGGGCGATCATCATCGGATTCTTCTTCGGGTATTATTACCGAGGACGTCAGATCACTACAGAATAA
- a CDS encoding RNA-protein complex protein Nop10 has product MSGRIRYCERDHRYTLFICCPVCGEPTRTAHPARYSPEDRYGAYRREAQSWTR; this is encoded by the coding sequence ATGAGCGGGCGGATCCGGTACTGTGAGCGGGATCACCGCTATACTCTTTTTATCTGCTGTCCGGTCTGCGGAGAGCCGACACGGACCGCCCATCCCGCGCGGTATTCGCCTGAAGACCGCTACGGCGCCTACAGGAGAGAGGCACAATCATGGACGAGATAG
- a CDS encoding 50S ribosomal protein L44e produces MKMPAKFRAYCPHCRSHEIQEVEKVKKGRTSHLHWIDRQKARRGKVGNMGKFSKVPGGDKPTKRVNVRYRCTKCGKAHLRAGWRAGKFEIVE; encoded by the coding sequence ATGAAGATGCCAGCAAAGTTCAGGGCCTACTGCCCACACTGCAGATCGCACGAGATCCAGGAAGTTGAAAAGGTAAAGAAGGGGCGGACCAGCCACCTGCACTGGATCGACCGGCAGAAGGCGCGGAGAGGCAAAGTCGGAAACATGGGCAAGTTCTCCAAGGTACCCGGCGGCGACAAGCCGACCAAGAGGGTGAACGTCAGATACCGCTGCACAAAATGCGGTAAGGCGCACCTGCGTGCGGGCTGGAGAGCAGGCAAATTTGAGATTGTGGAGTGA
- a CDS encoding energy-coupling factor ABC transporter ATP-binding protein, whose amino-acid sequence MTCALEFQDVHFAYQDGPESLRGISIAVKKGEKVALVGPNGAGKTTLLLMCNGTLRPTKGRVLLDGEALAYDTRSLREVRRKVGLVFQNSDAQLFAPTVWQDVAFGPVNLGMPADRVKSVVARALHDVGLVGFEKRPPHHLSGGEKKRVAIAGVLAMDPEVIVFDEPTSSLDPATAEEVMDLLDEVNHSGRTVILSTHDVELAYRWADTVVLMDQGEVLSTGTAEALFSDVALLHRARLKPPVVMDLFRELAGRGVLSREAPPGNALAFTDLVERQVLGRVSPDGHGRIYIADVGDGAADRVKTLLSSGTVERVGAMGTKAKRFAGDEKIALDFTYGVIDKCLLRAVNGENSLVLTSGGMVEHTVGRIAAYMTESGRQIEVCRM is encoded by the coding sequence ATGACCTGTGCACTTGAATTCCAGGACGTCCACTTCGCCTATCAGGACGGCCCCGAGTCCCTCAGAGGGATCAGCATCGCCGTGAAAAAAGGGGAGAAGGTCGCACTCGTCGGCCCGAACGGGGCCGGAAAGACAACTCTTCTCCTGATGTGCAACGGCACCCTGAGGCCAACGAAGGGGCGGGTGCTCCTCGACGGCGAGGCGCTCGCCTACGACACCCGGTCCCTGCGGGAGGTCCGCCGCAAGGTGGGGCTTGTATTCCAGAACTCAGACGCCCAGCTCTTCGCCCCGACGGTCTGGCAGGACGTGGCTTTTGGGCCGGTGAACCTCGGGATGCCGGCGGACCGGGTGAAAAGCGTCGTCGCCAGGGCCCTGCACGATGTCGGGCTCGTCGGCTTCGAGAAACGCCCGCCCCACCACCTCTCAGGCGGGGAGAAGAAGAGGGTGGCGATCGCCGGCGTGCTTGCCATGGACCCGGAGGTGATCGTCTTCGACGAACCGACAAGTTCGCTGGACCCCGCGACCGCCGAGGAGGTGATGGACCTGCTCGACGAGGTGAACCACAGCGGGCGGACGGTGATCCTCTCGACGCACGACGTGGAACTCGCATACCGCTGGGCCGACACCGTGGTCCTGATGGACCAGGGCGAGGTGCTCAGCACGGGCACGGCAGAGGCGCTCTTTTCCGACGTCGCGCTCCTGCACCGGGCGAGGCTCAAGCCCCCGGTGGTGATGGACCTCTTCAGGGAACTTGCCGGGCGCGGCGTTCTCTCGCGGGAGGCGCCACCCGGAAACGCTCTCGCCTTCACCGACCTTGTCGAGCGGCAGGTGCTCGGCCGCGTCTCCCCTGACGGTCACGGCAGGATCTACATCGCCGACGTCGGCGACGGGGCGGCAGACCGGGTGAAAACGCTCCTCTCTTCCGGGACGGTGGAGCGGGTCGGAGCGATGGGCACGAAGGCGAAACGGTTCGCTGGTGACGAGAAGATCGCCCTCGACTTCACCTACGGCGTCATAGACAAGTGCCTGCTGCGGGCGGTGAACGGCGAGAACTCCCTGGTCCTCACCTCAGGCGGGATGGTCGAGCACACCGTCGGGCGTATCGCCGCCTACATGACAGAGAGCGGAAGACAGATCGAGGTCTGCCGGATGTGA
- a CDS encoding 4Fe-4S binding protein, with protein MLTIHREICGYCGACVSVCPEGALELVDAYLTVDTGACIGCGLCTKACPLGALEVTDEE; from the coding sequence ATGCTTACGATTCACCGGGAGATATGTGGCTATTGCGGTGCCTGCGTATCGGTCTGCCCTGAAGGGGCTCTCGAACTGGTCGATGCCTACCTGACCGTCGATACCGGCGCCTGCATCGGCTGCGGGCTGTGTACGAAGGCCTGCCCGCTCGGAGCCCTGGAGGTGACCGATGAAGAGTGA
- a CDS encoding proteasome assembly chaperone family protein has protein sequence MDEIEIEFDTDDELKADVLVEGLPGIGQVGKLVVEHLIQELKAERIVEITSIFFPPQVLIEPGGVVRLPNNEIYLWKGKEQSIAFLIGDYQSTSNEGHYLLCESYLDVAEELGVKRVYTLGGYGVGQIIDEPRVLGAVNDDDLVAEITAAGAVMTGGEPGGIVGASGLLLGLAKRHGIEGVCLMGETPGYLVDPKSATEVLIVLSRLLGIRVDPARLAEHAAEMEKILEKYQEIEKGHEEESLNYIG, from the coding sequence ATGGACGAGATAGAGATCGAGTTCGATACCGATGACGAGTTAAAGGCCGATGTGCTCGTCGAGGGCCTGCCAGGCATAGGGCAGGTCGGCAAACTCGTCGTCGAGCACCTGATCCAGGAACTGAAAGCCGAGCGGATCGTCGAGATCACCTCCATATTCTTCCCACCGCAGGTGCTCATCGAGCCAGGCGGCGTTGTGCGCCTGCCGAACAACGAGATCTATCTCTGGAAAGGGAAAGAGCAGTCGATCGCCTTTCTGATCGGCGACTACCAGAGCACTTCGAACGAGGGGCACTACCTCCTCTGCGAGTCATATCTCGACGTTGCAGAGGAACTCGGCGTCAAACGGGTGTACACCCTCGGCGGCTACGGCGTCGGTCAGATCATTGATGAGCCGCGGGTGCTCGGAGCGGTGAACGACGACGACCTCGTCGCTGAGATTACGGCGGCAGGGGCGGTCATGACCGGCGGAGAGCCCGGCGGCATCGTCGGGGCGTCCGGCCTTCTTCTCGGCCTTGCAAAGCGCCACGGGATCGAGGGGGTCTGCCTGATGGGGGAAACCCCGGGCTACCTTGTTGACCCGAAGAGCGCCACCGAGGTGCTCATCGTCCTCTCCAGACTTCTCGGGATCAGGGTCGATCCAGCGCGGCTTGCCGAGCACGCCGCGGAGATGGAGAAGATCCTGGAGAAGTACCAGGAGATCGAGAAGGGCCACGAAGAAGAGTCCCTCAACTACATCGGATAA
- the cbiQ gene encoding cobalt ECF transporter T component CbiQ produces the protein MENILEDHAHRSALRHLDTRLKLLVGGGAILLGLLSPSPLGPAFIAATMAAITVGVARTPIRFYAHLLTIPLSFATISAAVILFLSGGGETLWAAAIGPLTLTATTGSANLAALILARTFSGMCALFFIALTTPMAEIFTVMRSLRLPREFVDLSMLIYHFIFVLIGEAVATRNAQEMRHGYVSFTNAIASFAMLAGMLFVRAWEKGEELIVAMDARCYDGVFAAGEETEGASRRQIALVAAYLCLCTAVAIAARGATIF, from the coding sequence ATGGAGAACATACTGGAGGACCATGCCCACCGCAGCGCCCTGCGCCATCTGGACACACGCCTCAAACTCCTCGTCGGCGGCGGCGCCATCCTCCTCGGCCTCCTCTCTCCCTCTCCACTCGGCCCAGCGTTTATCGCCGCCACCATGGCGGCAATCACCGTCGGCGTCGCCCGGACCCCGATCAGGTTCTACGCACACCTCCTCACCATCCCGCTCTCCTTTGCGACGATCTCGGCGGCGGTGATCCTCTTCCTCTCCGGGGGCGGGGAGACGCTCTGGGCCGCAGCGATCGGCCCGCTCACCCTGACGGCGACGACCGGATCGGCAAACCTTGCCGCCCTCATCCTTGCCCGGACCTTTTCCGGGATGTGCGCCCTCTTCTTCATCGCCCTCACCACCCCGATGGCGGAGATCTTCACGGTGATGCGGTCGCTTCGCCTGCCGCGGGAGTTCGTCGACCTCTCCATGCTCATCTACCACTTCATCTTCGTCCTGATCGGCGAGGCGGTGGCGACCCGCAACGCCCAGGAGATGCGCCACGGCTATGTCAGTTTCACCAACGCGATCGCCTCGTTTGCGATGCTGGCCGGAATGCTCTTTGTGCGGGCGTGGGAGAAAGGCGAAGAACTGATCGTCGCCATGGACGCCCGGTGTTACGACGGCGTCTTCGCCGCCGGCGAGGAGACGGAGGGGGCGAGTCGCCGCCAGATCGCCCTCGTCGCCGCATATCTCTGCCTCTGCACGGCGGTGGCAATCGCCGCGCGGGGCGCCACGATATTCTGA
- a CDS encoding energy-coupling factor ABC transporter permease encodes MHIMEGFLPPEWCLFWFIVSAPFIVYGMYQMRILIRENRETLPLLAVAGAFVFVLSSLKLPSVTGSCSHPTGTGLGAILFGPFITSVLGLIVLLYQAIFLAHGGLTTLGANVFSMGIAGPIVGWAIYKSCTKADLNTYVTVFLAAALADLFTYVVTSVQLALAFPAESGGFVTSFIAFATVFAVTQVPLAIIEGVVIALVFKYIIAVRGEILTKLDVLSASAVARLRGAMA; translated from the coding sequence ATGCATATTATGGAAGGATTTCTCCCACCAGAATGGTGTCTGTTCTGGTTCATCGTATCGGCCCCGTTCATCGTCTACGGGATGTATCAGATGAGAATACTCATACGGGAAAACCGTGAGACGCTCCCCCTCCTTGCCGTTGCCGGGGCCTTTGTCTTCGTGCTTTCCTCCCTGAAGCTGCCCTCGGTGACCGGGAGCTGCTCCCACCCGACCGGCACCGGCCTCGGGGCGATCCTCTTCGGGCCCTTCATCACCTCGGTGCTCGGGCTGATTGTCCTGCTGTACCAGGCGATCTTCCTCGCCCACGGCGGCCTCACCACCCTCGGGGCGAATGTCTTCTCGATGGGCATCGCCGGCCCGATCGTCGGATGGGCAATCTATAAGAGCTGTACAAAGGCAGACCTCAACACCTACGTCACCGTCTTCCTTGCAGCGGCCCTCGCCGACCTCTTCACCTACGTCGTCACCTCGGTGCAGCTCGCCCTCGCCTTCCCGGCCGAGAGCGGCGGTTTCGTCACCTCGTTCATCGCCTTCGCCACCGTCTTCGCCGTCACCCAGGTGCCGCTTGCGATCATCGAAGGCGTGGTCATCGCCCTGGTCTTCAAGTATATCATTGCCGTGCGCGGCGAGATCCTGACAAAACTCGACGTCCTCTCGGCATCGGCGGTCGCCCGCCTGAGGGGGGCGATGGCATGA
- a CDS encoding translation initiation factor IF-2 subunit alpha — protein sequence MHEINEWPEEGELVVCTVEDVKDFVAFVRLDEYENKKGLIHISEIATGWIKYIRDFVREGQKIVCKVLNVDTDRGHIDLSLKDVNEHQRREKIQEWKNEQKAEKWIGFVAEATGTEPHAIKEVFYTHFGLLYPAFEEIVTEGEAALKKFGFSKSVNEALKTVAGENVKISKVTITGTLVLTSMKPDGVNIIRRALRSAQPKIDDVEIDLTYLGAPNYRIKVTAPDYKRGERAIEKAAKAAIGVMERAGDAAKFVRKQKAKSA from the coding sequence ATGCACGAGATTAATGAATGGCCGGAGGAGGGCGAACTCGTCGTCTGCACGGTTGAGGACGTCAAAGACTTCGTGGCATTTGTGCGTCTGGACGAATACGAGAACAAAAAAGGACTCATCCATATCTCCGAGATCGCCACCGGCTGGATCAAATATATCCGTGATTTTGTCCGTGAAGGCCAGAAAATCGTCTGCAAGGTCCTCAACGTCGATACCGACAGGGGTCATATCGACCTCTCCTTAAAGGATGTCAACGAGCACCAGCGCCGCGAGAAGATCCAGGAGTGGAAGAACGAGCAGAAGGCCGAGAAATGGATCGGTTTTGTCGCCGAGGCGACCGGAACCGAACCACACGCCATCAAGGAGGTATTCTACACTCATTTCGGACTCCTCTACCCCGCATTTGAGGAGATCGTCACAGAAGGCGAAGCCGCCCTGAAGAAGTTCGGCTTCTCAAAGAGTGTCAACGAAGCCCTCAAGACGGTTGCCGGGGAGAACGTGAAGATATCGAAGGTGACGATCACCGGCACCCTCGTCCTCACGTCCATGAAACCGGACGGCGTCAACATCATCCGCCGCGCCCTCAGGAGCGCACAGCCGAAGATCGATGACGTGGAGATCGATCTCACCTATCTGGGTGCACCGAACTACCGGATCAAAGTCACCGCCCCGGATTATAAACGGGGTGAGCGAGCGATCGAGAAGGCAGCGAAGGCCGCGATCGGCGTCATGGAGCGTGCAGGCGACGCCGCAAAATTCGTGAGAAAGCAGAAGGCAAAGAGTGCATGA
- a CDS encoding endonuclease Q family protein, translating to MATSPKVSPSSLLAGAASKGIGVLGSGDALHLEWRRAWEAFESDAGIVVLPTAEVEGQGRVHHLIIMDEFAQFAELHDRLAPHSRDITTSGRPHVKLTGEAIAAAVHDLGGLIGPAHAFTPWTSLYAAHNSVASCYGEEPIDFLELGLSADSSYGAGIPDLDGVPFLTNSDAHSVHPTKLGREFNRLEIAGATPKAAFNAVRQGRITLNAGFFPEEGKYNRTACTRCYRQYTLEEAAAAGWTCPDDGGAIKKGVADRARELGGMHAPLDRPPYYHVIPLGEIVRVVCGTCSAFTKGVEERYRRLTDTLGTEIAILTEVPIDRIAAVDPAVAVGIAAFREGRVALVPGGGGKYGTFTLP from the coding sequence ATGGCGACCTCTCCAAAGGTCTCGCCCTCTTCACTCCTTGCTGGCGCCGCCAGCAAGGGAATCGGCGTGCTCGGGAGCGGGGATGCCCTCCACCTGGAATGGCGGCGCGCCTGGGAGGCGTTCGAGAGCGATGCCGGGATCGTCGTTCTGCCCACCGCCGAGGTCGAAGGACAGGGGCGTGTCCATCACCTCATCATCATGGATGAGTTTGCGCAGTTTGCCGAACTCCATGACCGCCTTGCCCCGCATTCCCGGGACATCACCACCTCGGGCCGCCCCCATGTAAAACTCACCGGCGAAGCGATCGCCGCGGCCGTCCACGACCTCGGCGGCCTGATCGGTCCGGCCCATGCCTTCACTCCGTGGACCTCCCTGTATGCCGCCCATAACTCGGTTGCCTCCTGCTACGGGGAAGAGCCGATCGATTTTCTTGAACTCGGGCTCTCAGCCGATTCGTCCTACGGGGCCGGGATCCCAGACCTCGACGGCGTGCCGTTCCTCACGAACTCTGACGCCCATTCGGTTCACCCGACAAAACTCGGGCGGGAGTTCAACCGTCTCGAGATCGCCGGTGCAACGCCGAAGGCTGCCTTCAATGCCGTGCGGCAGGGACGGATCACCCTGAACGCCGGGTTTTTCCCGGAGGAAGGAAAGTACAACCGGACCGCCTGCACCCGGTGCTACCGCCAGTACACCCTCGAAGAGGCCGCAGCTGCCGGGTGGACCTGCCCGGACGACGGCGGTGCGATCAAGAAAGGAGTCGCTGACCGGGCGCGGGAACTCGGCGGTATGCACGCCCCGCTGGACCGCCCGCCGTACTACCATGTGATCCCCCTGGGAGAGATTGTTAGGGTCGTCTGCGGCACATGCTCGGCCTTCACAAAGGGAGTTGAGGAGCGCTACCGGCGCCTCACCGACACACTCGGCACCGAGATCGCCATCCTCACCGAGGTCCCGATTGACAGGATCGCCGCCGTCGACCCCGCGGTCGCCGTCGGGATCGCCGCCTTCAGGGAGGGGCGGGTGGCGCTCGTGCCCGGCGGTGGCGGAAAATACGGCACCTTCACCCTGCCGTGA